One window of Rhinolophus ferrumequinum isolate MPI-CBG mRhiFer1 chromosome 26, mRhiFer1_v1.p, whole genome shotgun sequence genomic DNA carries:
- the LOC117018358 gene encoding uncharacterized protein LOC117018358 has translation MPLRLTCSSLSVPNSPQQRSLSSFLPEHTPFNGSLAPPPTTIPITTLSQCVICPNSSHRSLLCHLILICYSFSKVSSPQWTQTRKSPTSAKTRTCKLDLSTKKPNTPFAAGPSCTPSAGVLTVPPTSGPVSVKVGLTPHQRRQCEVRTTKMLPSLQRKYLFRKLLQPFKGDKQQPSSGDSQRGKATCNGLPGGLVELSGAQTVLPSMKMSFCIENVGPGAFLTTPLPSSPPPPTLTNKQPGSHIQTGLQHWSPAGYPSAHYKSTWTALMPRLPPFGLHFAGSVSENYNQK, from the exons ATGCCACTTCGACTTACATGCTCGTCCCTTTCTGTTCCCAACTCACCTCAGCAAAGGTCCCTCTCTTCATTTCTCCCTGAACACACCCCATTCAATGGTTCTCTGGCTCCCCCTCCAACAACGATACCAATCACCACATTGTCCCAATGTGTCATTTGTCCCAATTCCTCTCATAgatccctgctctgccacctgATTCTTATCTGTTACAGCTTTTCAAAAGTTTCTTCTCCTCAATGGACTCAGACCAGGAAGTCCCCAACTTCCGCCAAGACAAGAACTTGTAAACTGGATCTCAGCACAAAAAAGCCCAACACTCCCTTTGCCGCAGGGCCAAGCTGCACCCCATCAGCGGGAGTCCTGACTGTTCCACCTACTAGTGGG CCAGTCTCTGTGAAGGTTGGCCTCACCCCACATCAAAGGAGACAATGTGAAGTCAGAACAACCAAAATGCTGCCCTCACTTCAAAGGAAGTACCTCTTCCGGAAGTTGTTACAGCCTTTCAAGGGGGATAAACAGCAGCCCAGCTCAGGGGACTCACAAAGGGGTAAAGCTACATGCAACGGGCTTCCAGGCGGGCTTGTGGAACTTTCTGGGGCCCAAACAGTCCTCCCGAGTATGAAGATGTCCTTCTGTATAGAGAATGTTGGCCCGGGTGCCTTCCTAACTACCCCCCTCCCatcctcaccccccccccccacattaACCAACAAGCAGCCAGGAAGCCATATCCAGACTGGACTTCAACACTGGTCCCCTGCAGGCTACCCTTCTGCCCACTACAAGTCCACTTGGACAGCTCTGATGCCTAGGCTTCCACCCTTTGGCTTACACTTTGCTGGTTCTGTGTCTGAAAATTACAACCAGAAATAA